One region of Ornithinibacter aureus genomic DNA includes:
- a CDS encoding HNH endonuclease signature motif containing protein, with amino-acid sequence MGAAELSDVRLAVAALAGVVDREAGLASRPDLAAVIEESQGLINMLTAVQDVAITHVAAIEEEWDEDGLVVESRRVPGHVALDAPDVVAGALRVSHLHAQRRVVLAARLAAAGQSTVPHVAEGSDAVDGDDADGSEMTDSPDADTDGTDAGGTDADAEDTLAAPSGLAGVHSAMRDGRLDGYAAAVLADELAEAPSEVARAVVVGLEGWFGRECASVLRRRCRRALAKVSPDLLRQRAVRARSECGLRRWAEEPGVDRWSGSFPSERAALGWAAVDALARQYVADGSCGHLEQARGKALIDLVTGNANIDVTVVITTAEDSDPTNPASPTAPTNPASPANPTNPASPASLGRPASAANMAGGVSPAGRVSPASGESPAHMAGGLSPAGGVGSTAPACAPAAAPRQKGLAADDHLTDTHREDHGDDRPSRSARSAPHENRADDLVEAFGPFAGDPMLVRRDWLTELLSSSGKVRFARCHPRTGALLDGGTAHPKPQYSPAAAASQVSPAAAASQSSPLASTGSPGAAVYRPGKQLAALVRSRDGRCRFPGCSVAARFCDLDHVRPWPTGPTTAANLMCLCRRHHRIKQRPGWSVRLDVDGTTSWTDPVGRHLVTWPRNHRDLLSLPAAVTLPAAVTLPAAVTLSADPSPPAVATGSATEVSILETVFEVLSDGYPPATTADHPTSPTPRRWRGDLVRPRPGRSCLTYPRRRDDDPHHHSHAGPLVAAERIEMEPPPF; translated from the coding sequence GTGGGTGCAGCAGAGCTGTCGGACGTGCGTCTGGCGGTGGCGGCCTTGGCTGGCGTCGTGGACCGCGAGGCTGGGCTGGCGTCGCGCCCTGACCTCGCTGCCGTGATCGAGGAGTCTCAGGGCCTGATCAACATGCTGACGGCCGTGCAGGACGTGGCGATCACGCATGTGGCGGCGATCGAGGAAGAGTGGGACGAGGACGGCTTGGTCGTCGAGTCGCGGCGGGTGCCAGGGCACGTGGCTCTGGATGCACCGGACGTGGTGGCGGGCGCGTTGCGGGTATCGCACCTGCACGCGCAACGTCGGGTGGTGTTGGCAGCCCGGTTGGCCGCTGCCGGGCAATCCACAGTCCCCCACGTTGCCGAGGGTTCGGATGCCGTGGACGGCGATGATGCTGACGGTTCCGAGATGACTGATTCACCTGATGCCGACACTGACGGAACCGACGCTGGCGGAACCGATGCTGACGCTGAGGACACCCTCGCCGCACCGTCGGGGCTGGCCGGGGTGCATTCGGCGATGCGCGATGGGCGTCTGGATGGGTACGCCGCGGCGGTGCTCGCCGATGAGCTCGCAGAAGCTCCGTCAGAGGTCGCCCGTGCCGTGGTCGTCGGACTGGAGGGGTGGTTCGGTCGAGAGTGCGCGTCGGTGTTGCGGCGACGGTGTCGTCGCGCGCTGGCGAAGGTCAGTCCAGACCTGCTGCGTCAACGGGCGGTCCGAGCCCGCTCAGAGTGCGGATTGCGGCGGTGGGCGGAGGAACCGGGGGTTGACCGCTGGTCGGGGTCGTTCCCCTCCGAGCGGGCAGCGTTGGGATGGGCCGCCGTCGACGCGTTGGCGCGGCAGTACGTCGCCGACGGGTCGTGCGGCCATCTGGAGCAGGCCCGCGGCAAGGCGTTGATCGACCTGGTCACCGGAAACGCAAACATCGACGTGACGGTGGTGATCACCACCGCCGAGGACAGCGACCCGACCAACCCCGCCAGCCCGACCGCCCCGACGAACCCGGCGAGCCCAGCGAACCCGACGAACCCGGCGAGCCCAGCGAGCCTGGGCAGACCTGCGAGCGCGGCGAACATGGCGGGCGGTGTGAGCCCGGCTGGCAGAGTGAGCCCGGCGAGCGGGGAGAGCCCGGCGCACATGGCGGGCGGGCTGAGCCCGGCCGGCGGCGTGGGTTCCACTGCGCCCGCGTGCGCGCCAGCTGCTGCTCCACGCCAGAAGGGCCTCGCCGCTGATGACCATCTCACCGACACCCACCGGGAGGACCACGGTGACGACAGACCTTCACGTTCTGCGCGGTCTGCACCGCACGAGAACCGGGCCGACGATCTGGTGGAGGCTTTCGGGCCATTCGCCGGCGATCCGATGCTGGTTCGTCGTGACTGGCTCACCGAACTCCTGAGCTCCAGCGGGAAGGTGCGATTCGCACGGTGCCACCCCCGCACCGGCGCGCTTCTCGACGGGGGCACCGCGCACCCGAAGCCGCAGTACTCACCCGCGGCTGCGGCGTCACAGGTCTCGCCCGCGGCTGCGGCGTCACAGTCCTCTCCCCTGGCGTCGACAGGCTCACCCGGGGCTGCGGTGTACCGACCCGGGAAGCAGTTGGCCGCGCTGGTGCGCTCGCGCGACGGGCGATGCCGCTTTCCCGGGTGCTCGGTGGCGGCCCGCTTCTGCGACCTGGACCACGTACGGCCGTGGCCGACCGGACCAACCACCGCCGCGAACCTGATGTGCCTGTGCCGGCGTCACCACCGGATCAAACAACGACCCGGATGGAGCGTGCGTCTGGACGTTGATGGCACCACGTCCTGGACGGACCCCGTCGGCAGACACCTCGTCACCTGGCCGCGCAACCATCGTGACCTGCTCAGCCTGCCTGCGGCTGTCACCCTGCCTGCGGCGGTCACCCTGCCTGCGGCGGTCACCCTGTCTGCTGACCCCTCGCCCCCAGCGGTGGCCACCGGCAGCGCCACCGAGGTGAGCATCCTCGAGACGGTCTTCGAGGTGCTCAGCGACGGCTACCCGCCCGCAACCACCGCAGACCACCCGACATCGCCAACGCCACGGCGATGGCGCGGCGATCTCGTCCGGCCCCGGCCCGGTCGCTCGTGCCTGACATATCCGAGGCGTCGCGACGACGATCCCCACCACCACAGCCACGCCGGGCCACTGGTGGCGGCGGAAAGAATCGAGATGGAACCACCACCCTTCTGA